The following proteins are co-located in the Chryseobacterium daecheongense genome:
- a CDS encoding Bax inhibitor-1 family protein: MIKDVLVAQSTDVEKAAFYKKTYLHVALSILAFIGVETILLKTVPQELIFMMFAQKYAWLLIIGVFWLASVLAAKWSLSQSKSTQYLGLGFYVLLEAVIFLPLIYIAMVYSGPNVIFQAAMLTIAMFAGVSAVAFTSKRDFSFLRNIIVIGGFIAIGLIVAGMIFGFNLGLWFSVGMVILASATILYQTSKLKDSYATDQYVGAALQLFASIMLLFWYVLSILMSRRS, encoded by the coding sequence ATGATTAAAGACGTTTTAGTAGCACAGTCTACCGATGTAGAGAAGGCTGCTTTTTACAAAAAAACCTATTTGCATGTTGCGCTTTCTATCCTTGCTTTTATTGGAGTTGAAACGATCTTATTAAAAACAGTTCCACAGGAGCTGATTTTTATGATGTTTGCTCAGAAGTATGCGTGGTTATTGATTATCGGTGTTTTCTGGCTTGCTTCCGTTTTGGCAGCCAAATGGTCGTTGTCGCAAAGCAAATCAACACAATATTTAGGGCTTGGATTTTATGTTTTATTGGAAGCTGTTATTTTCCTGCCTTTGATTTATATTGCAATGGTATACTCTGGGCCTAATGTTATTTTTCAGGCGGCTATGTTAACCATCGCTATGTTTGCTGGTGTATCGGCCGTAGCATTTACCTCCAAAAGGGACTTTTCATTCCTGAGAAACATCATTGTGATCGGTGGATTTATAGCAATTGGCCTTATTGTAGCCGGAATGATTTTCGGGTTCAATCTTGGGCTTTGGTTTTCTGTAGGTATGGTGATTCTTGCTTCTGCAACCATTCTATACCAGACAAGTAAACTTAAGGATTCTTATGCTACAGATCAATATGTAGGTGCGGCTCTTCAACTTTTCGCTTCAATCATGCTTTTATTCTGGTATGTTTTAAGCATTCTGATGAGCAGAAGAAGCTAA
- the serC gene encoding 3-phosphoserine/phosphohydroxythreonine transaminase, whose product MSKKHNFSAGPCILPEEVFQKSAEAILDFNGIGLSILEISHRSKDFVAVMDEARAIVKRLMNLGDDYEVLYLGGGASLQFAMVPYNLMKVGGKAAYLDTGTWAAGAIKEAKKVGTVDVVGSSKEENYSFIPKDYTVSSDYDYFHCTSNNTIYGTQMKSFPEVDTLMVCDMSSDIFSRQLDFTKFDLIYAGAQKNMGPAGVTLVVVKKEILGKTGRENMPSYFDYEQHISKESMYNTPPVFPVYASLLTLQYLERNGGIAAAEKRNEAKAKLLYDEIDNNPLFETFCVKEDRSLMNVSFRLVDESKKEAFDNAWKAAGINGLNGHRSLGGYRASLYNALPIESVQVLVDVMKSIK is encoded by the coding sequence ATGAGCAAAAAGCACAATTTCAGCGCAGGACCATGTATCTTACCAGAAGAGGTATTTCAAAAATCAGCAGAAGCTATTCTTGATTTCAACGGTATCGGGTTATCTATCCTTGAAATTTCTCACAGAAGTAAGGATTTTGTTGCGGTGATGGACGAAGCACGTGCCATTGTAAAAAGGCTGATGAACCTGGGTGATGATTATGAAGTATTATATTTAGGTGGTGGTGCTAGTTTACAGTTTGCAATGGTTCCATACAACCTTATGAAAGTAGGTGGTAAAGCTGCTTACCTGGATACAGGAACTTGGGCTGCCGGAGCTATAAAGGAAGCTAAAAAAGTAGGAACTGTAGATGTTGTAGGTTCTTCAAAAGAGGAAAATTACTCTTTCATTCCAAAAGACTATACTGTTTCTTCAGATTATGATTACTTCCATTGCACATCCAACAATACTATTTATGGAACTCAGATGAAATCGTTTCCCGAAGTGGATACATTGATGGTTTGCGATATGAGCTCAGATATTTTTTCAAGACAACTGGATTTTACTAAATTCGATTTAATCTATGCCGGAGCTCAGAAAAATATGGGACCTGCAGGTGTAACACTGGTTGTTGTAAAAAAAGAAATCCTGGGAAAAACAGGAAGAGAAAACATGCCTTCTTATTTTGATTATGAACAGCACATCAGTAAAGAATCAATGTATAATACACCACCGGTTTTCCCGGTATATGCATCTTTATTAACACTTCAGTATCTTGAAAGAAACGGAGGAATTGCAGCAGCAGAAAAAAGAAATGAGGCTAAAGCTAAACTTCTTTACGATGAAATAGATAACAATCCTTTGTTTGAAACGTTCTGTGTAAAAGAGGATCGTTCACTAATGAATGTTTCTTTTAGATTAGTCGATGAGTCTAAAAAAGAAGCTTTTGATAATGCATGGAAAGCAGCAGGAATCAATGGGTTAAACGGACACCGAAGCCTTGGAGGTTACAGAGCAAGTCTATACAATGCATTGCCTATTGAAAGTGTTCAGGTTCTTGTTGATGTCATGAAATCCATTAAGTAA
- a CDS encoding 4Fe-4S dicluster domain-containing protein, whose product MAIKITDECINCGACEPECPNNAIYEGAVDWKASEGTELSGTVTLPSGLTVDADAPQEPVSDDVYFIVTDKCTECKGFHEEPQCAAVCPVDCCVPDEDHVESEEALLNKKAFLHGE is encoded by the coding sequence ATGGCTATTAAAATAACTGATGAATGCATTAATTGCGGAGCCTGTGAACCGGAATGCCCGAATAATGCAATATATGAAGGAGCCGTAGACTGGAAAGCTTCCGAAGGTACTGAGTTAAGTGGTACTGTAACATTGCCATCAGGATTAACGGTAGATGCGGATGCACCTCAGGAACCTGTAAGTGATGATGTTTATTTTATTGTTACTGATAAATGTACAGAGTGTAAAGGATTCCACGAAGAACCACAATGTGCTGCAGTTTGTCCTGTAGATTGCTGTGTTCCGGATGAAGATCATGTAGAATCCGAAGAAGCACTACTAAATAAAAAAGCGTTCTTACACGGTGAATAA
- a CDS encoding peptidylprolyl isomerase encodes MKKLLFTISLLTASFLFSQKVVGLKIQNDNRKESTVELDKDKIALYNEKYFAFIQALKTSADRATIDGLLSEKVKTLVTDKVLQKLKDGIQLEKKAEVFKSGHQTLMDGVSYPFIQYKYSDDKSPLPKDLITVLFEEDGRIIGVKPVEKNK; translated from the coding sequence ATGAAAAAATTGCTTTTTACCATAAGCCTCCTTACCGCGTCATTTTTATTTTCACAAAAAGTGGTAGGCTTAAAAATTCAAAATGACAACAGAAAGGAATCAACAGTAGAGCTTGATAAGGATAAAATTGCATTATATAATGAAAAGTATTTTGCATTTATACAGGCTCTGAAAACTTCTGCTGATCGCGCAACAATCGATGGTTTACTTTCTGAAAAGGTAAAGACCCTCGTGACTGATAAGGTATTGCAGAAGCTTAAAGACGGGATTCAGCTGGAGAAAAAAGCTGAAGTCTTTAAATCAGGTCATCAGACGTTGATGGATGGAGTAAGCTATCCTTTTATTCAGTATAAATATTCTGATGATAAATCCCCTTTGCCAAAAGATCTCATTACTGTTTTATTTGAGGAAGATGGCAGGATTATTGGAGTAAAACCTGTCGAGAAAAATAAATAA
- a CDS encoding acyl-CoA reductase, with product MNIENQVLGLIKLSDYIRAYLAKSTEEFNESDSEFELLLRKSEIENPWFTIDNQKFAFRQWAELLTETNIKDWLKDYSASETSKRVGLILAGNIPLVGWHDVISVVLSNHIPVIKLSSKDQYIIPFLLKKWKEFSDNNVEYEFVERLDNFDAVIATGSNNTARYLEYYFKNHLNIIRKNRTSVAVLKGDETEEELKLLANDIFQYFGLGCRNVTRILIPEDFLIDRLFESFIDHKDIINHHKYANNYDYNRAIYLLNQDKFWDNNFVMLKEDDKLFSPLSVINFSRYSSMDEVRNFIAENEENIQCIVAKDELGLDSIRFGEAQNPGLNTYADNVDTMKFLEIV from the coding sequence ATGAATATCGAAAATCAAGTTTTAGGACTTATCAAACTAAGTGATTATATAAGAGCGTATTTAGCAAAAAGTACGGAGGAGTTCAACGAAAGTGATTCTGAATTTGAATTATTGTTGAGAAAGTCGGAAATAGAGAACCCGTGGTTTACTATTGATAATCAGAAATTTGCTTTCCGGCAATGGGCTGAATTGCTTACCGAAACGAATATAAAAGATTGGCTTAAAGACTATTCTGCATCTGAAACTTCAAAGCGGGTAGGGCTTATCCTGGCAGGAAATATTCCTCTTGTAGGTTGGCACGATGTGATCTCTGTTGTATTAAGCAATCATATTCCGGTGATCAAATTATCGTCAAAAGATCAATATATAATTCCTTTTTTATTAAAAAAATGGAAGGAATTTTCTGATAATAACGTGGAGTACGAATTTGTTGAAAGATTAGACAATTTTGATGCTGTAATTGCTACAGGAAGCAATAATACCGCGAGGTACCTGGAATACTACTTTAAAAATCATCTGAATATCATTCGTAAAAACAGGACATCGGTTGCTGTTCTGAAAGGAGATGAAACAGAAGAAGAGCTTAAGCTTCTCGCTAATGATATTTTCCAATATTTCGGATTAGGTTGCAGAAATGTCACGAGGATTTTAATTCCTGAAGATTTCCTGATCGACAGGCTTTTTGAAAGTTTTATCGATCATAAAGATATCATCAATCATCATAAGTATGCTAATAATTATGATTATAACCGCGCAATTTATCTATTGAACCAGGATAAGTTCTGGGATAATAATTTTGTGATGTTAAAAGAAGACGATAAATTGTTCAGTCCTCTTTCTGTTATCAATTTCAGCAGGTATTCTTCAATGGATGAAGTGAGAAATTTTATTGCGGAAAATGAAGAAAATATCCAATGTATTGTGGCTAAAGATGAATTAGGATTAGACTCTATTCGTTTTGGAGAAGCCCAGAATCCGGGATTGAATACATATGCAGATAATGTGGATACCATGAAGTTCCTGGAAATAGTCTAA
- a CDS encoding insulinase family protein: MNLLKRITIATSIAAASFTGYVHAQDFQWKEATANGYTYRYVTNDPTAARYYKLKNGLTVILSPTKKDPRIQTYIATKAGSKTDPADHTGLAHYLEHMLFKGTDKFGSKDWAKEKPLLDQIDALYEKYNQTKDEAKRKEIYKEIDKVSGEAAKYAIANEYDKMMSGMGADGTNAFTSFEQTVYTEDIPSNVTDKFLAVQAERFRQPILRLFHTELEAVYEEKNRGLDNDSRKVYEAMFAAIFPNNNYGKQTTIGTVEHLKNPSLKAIREYFNNYYVPNNMGIIMSGDFNPDEMIAKIDKEFSYMKPKEIPAYTVGQEQPITAPITKEVFGPNPENITIGFRFPGATTRDARLLNLIGSMLTNGQAGLIDLDLVKKQKLLAAYAFPYVLKDYSVLFLQGNPTEGQSLDQVKTLLLQEIDKLRKGEFSDDLIQSIVNNERKNIIQNNEKYSSRASTLMDEFTSDIDHKAALEYVEEISKLTKKDIMDFASKYLQDNNYVAIYKRKGEDKNIVKVDKPTITPVSVNRDDQSPFLKKINEMPESAIAPVWLNFDKDIAKNKLGGIDVLSVKNTDNELFRLYYHFDSGKWNNKMLPLAAEYLQYLGTKNKSSETISKEFYKLASSFSVGAGNEETYVTIEGLNENFDKTLALFEDLIKNCEADQAALDSYKARLKKARANAKQNKGSIMAGLRSYAQYGPQNPFNNVLTDAELDALKAEDLIKILHDLFNYKHKVLYYGPKSGSEAVASLTPIHKLPATLKDMPKSKTFTQVPTDKTKVLFAHYDMVQAEVFWVRNGEQYNATITPTVSLFNNYFGGGMGSIVFQTIRESKALAYSTYSYFSLPSKKEDKDMITAYVGTQADKFNESTTAMNELLTTLPQSQQLFETAKSGLKKSIASERITQDGIIFTYLRAQKLGNSTDIRKNVYDQAPKLSFADINSFHDKEMKGKNFTYCIVASQDKVNEADMKKLGEVKKLNLNEIFGY, translated from the coding sequence ATGAATTTATTAAAGAGAATCACTATTGCAACAAGCATTGCAGCAGCTAGTTTTACGGGCTATGTTCATGCACAGGATTTCCAGTGGAAAGAAGCTACGGCCAACGGTTATACTTACCGATATGTAACCAATGACCCAACCGCCGCAAGATATTATAAACTGAAAAACGGCTTAACTGTTATTTTAAGTCCAACCAAAAAGGACCCAAGAATCCAGACGTATATTGCTACCAAAGCAGGAAGCAAAACCGACCCTGCTGATCATACAGGTTTAGCCCATTACCTTGAACACATGCTTTTTAAAGGTACCGACAAGTTCGGATCCAAAGACTGGGCAAAAGAAAAACCTCTGCTGGATCAGATCGATGCATTGTATGAAAAATACAATCAGACAAAAGATGAAGCCAAGAGAAAAGAGATCTACAAAGAAATAGACAAAGTATCCGGAGAGGCAGCGAAATATGCCATTGCCAATGAATATGATAAAATGATGTCAGGAATGGGAGCAGATGGCACCAATGCTTTTACATCATTTGAACAAACGGTGTATACGGAAGACATCCCTTCAAATGTTACCGATAAATTCTTAGCTGTTCAGGCAGAAAGATTCAGACAACCCATTTTAAGGCTTTTCCATACGGAGCTGGAAGCAGTTTATGAAGAAAAGAACCGCGGCCTGGATAATGATTCAAGAAAAGTTTATGAAGCGATGTTCGCGGCCATATTTCCAAATAACAATTACGGGAAACAAACTACGATCGGAACCGTTGAACACTTAAAGAACCCTTCCCTAAAAGCAATCAGAGAATATTTTAACAATTATTATGTTCCTAACAACATGGGAATCATAATGTCTGGAGATTTTAATCCTGATGAAATGATCGCTAAAATCGATAAGGAATTCTCCTATATGAAACCTAAGGAGATTCCTGCTTACACTGTTGGGCAGGAGCAGCCTATTACTGCACCGATCACTAAAGAAGTATTTGGCCCTAACCCAGAAAACATTACGATAGGCTTCAGATTTCCGGGAGCGACAACAAGAGATGCCAGACTTCTGAATCTGATAGGAAGCATGCTAACTAACGGGCAAGCGGGACTTATTGACCTTGATCTTGTGAAAAAACAAAAATTATTAGCTGCCTATGCTTTCCCTTATGTTTTAAAAGACTACTCTGTTCTCTTCCTGCAAGGAAACCCTACAGAAGGTCAATCTTTAGATCAGGTTAAAACATTGTTACTGCAGGAAATTGATAAATTAAGAAAGGGAGAATTCTCTGATGATCTTATACAATCTATCGTAAATAACGAAAGGAAGAATATCATTCAGAATAATGAAAAATACTCTTCAAGAGCAAGTACTTTAATGGATGAGTTCACTTCTGATATTGACCACAAAGCAGCTTTGGAATATGTAGAAGAGATATCGAAACTTACTAAAAAAGATATCATGGACTTTGCTTCCAAATATCTTCAGGACAACAATTACGTTGCCATCTATAAGAGAAAAGGAGAAGATAAAAACATTGTAAAAGTAGATAAGCCTACAATTACTCCTGTTTCTGTAAACAGGGACGACCAGTCTCCTTTCCTGAAAAAGATCAACGAAATGCCTGAGTCGGCCATCGCACCGGTTTGGCTGAATTTCGATAAAGACATCGCAAAAAATAAATTAGGCGGCATCGATGTTCTTTCTGTAAAAAATACAGATAATGAATTATTCAGGCTGTATTATCACTTCGATTCAGGAAAATGGAACAACAAAATGCTTCCTTTGGCAGCAGAATACCTTCAATACCTCGGAACCAAAAATAAATCGTCCGAAACCATCAGCAAGGAATTCTATAAACTTGCATCAAGTTTCAGCGTAGGTGCCGGAAATGAGGAAACCTATGTAACCATAGAAGGTCTCAACGAAAATTTTGATAAAACATTAGCTTTATTCGAAGACCTGATCAAAAACTGTGAAGCTGACCAGGCTGCTTTAGATTCTTATAAAGCAAGATTGAAAAAAGCGAGAGCCAATGCAAAACAGAATAAAGGCAGCATCATGGCTGGATTGAGAAGCTACGCACAATATGGCCCTCAAAATCCATTTAATAATGTATTGACAGATGCAGAACTTGATGCCTTAAAAGCAGAAGACCTGATCAAAATACTTCACGATTTGTTCAACTACAAACACAAAGTATTGTATTACGGTCCGAAATCCGGAAGTGAAGCCGTTGCATCCCTCACTCCCATCCACAAGCTTCCGGCTACCTTAAAAGATATGCCGAAGTCTAAAACTTTCACCCAGGTACCAACAGATAAGACCAAAGTATTATTTGCTCATTATGACATGGTTCAGGCTGAAGTTTTCTGGGTAAGAAACGGAGAGCAATACAATGCAACGATTACTCCTACGGTAAGCTTATTCAATAATTATTTCGGAGGTGGAATGGGATCAATTGTATTCCAGACCATAAGAGAATCCAAAGCCCTGGCTTATTCTACTTATTCTTACTTCTCTCTTCCAAGCAAAAAAGAAGATAAAGATATGATTACTGCTTATGTAGGAACTCAGGCAGATAAATTCAATGAGTCCACTACAGCGATGAATGAGCTTCTCACTACTTTACCGCAGTCTCAACAACTATTTGAAACAGCTAAAAGTGGTTTAAAGAAATCTATCGCTTCGGAAAGAATCACCCAGGACGGAATCATCTTTACTTATTTAAGAGCTCAAAAGCTGGGCAATTCTACTGATATCAGAAAGAATGTTTATGATCAGGCTCCTAAACTGTCGTTTGCAGACATTAACAGTTTCCACGATAAGGAAATGAAAGGTAAAAATTTCACCTACTGTATTGTAGCATCTCAGGACAAAGTAAATGAAGCCGACATGAAAAAATTAGGAGAGGTAAAAAAACTCAACTTAAACGAAATTTTCGGTTACTAA
- a CDS encoding thioredoxin family protein — MYTELTEDTLQNIVNDNEKVVVQYGATWCGNCRIMKPKFKKLASENEAIPFLYVDAEKLPESRKLAKVDNLPTFAIFKNGALVNQVQSNQAESLINLFNEL, encoded by the coding sequence ATGTACACAGAGTTAACAGAAGATACATTACAGAATATAGTAAACGATAATGAAAAAGTAGTCGTTCAATACGGTGCTACATGGTGCGGAAACTGCAGAATTATGAAACCAAAGTTCAAAAAACTGGCTTCTGAAAATGAAGCAATTCCATTTCTTTATGTAGACGCTGAGAAATTACCTGAAAGCAGAAAACTGGCTAAAGTAGATAATCTTCCTACGTTTGCAATCTTTAAAAACGGAGCGCTTGTTAACCAGGTTCAATCCAATCAGGCAGAAAGTTTAATTAACCTTTTCAACGAATTATAA
- a CDS encoding DUF1015 domain-containing protein: MPVFKPFRGIRPHKDLEQTFPTHPLDNFTQEEIAEKAQVENTYINMIKPYVVSKSKDIDRNLRKIRSTFEELLEEKKLVQDSSAYYLYEQIYPNKQVFRGLLGLTSLEDFWNGKIKRHESTIPQKKEKLAHYLEKVNLQAEPVLLTYPANSKVELLMNHEEKNVPIFNHVDSKGIRHKIWRIDNRLKLQQFKEVIEQIDSFYIADGHHRIGSTALNAKHQKDKNKRHNGTEAYNFVFSFIVSNQSIKIHDYNRIVSDINDLSADDFLKQLEHYFLIHEKEETPYYPSQKFHISMYLDGKFYSLHVKHDLRSQEMSLDNLDHHLLDKYIFKNILKIEDPDSSDKISYVKGTSNLEGITILKEKIDNGEGRVGFGIYPVSFNDMIKISDLKLSMPPKCTFIEPKLVTALLMYDMKP; encoded by the coding sequence ATGCCTGTTTTTAAACCATTTCGCGGAATTAGACCTCATAAAGATCTTGAGCAAACTTTTCCTACCCATCCATTAGACAATTTCACCCAAGAGGAAATTGCAGAAAAAGCTCAGGTTGAAAATACTTACATCAATATGATAAAGCCCTATGTTGTAAGTAAATCAAAAGATATTGACCGGAACCTAAGGAAGATCCGTTCTACGTTTGAAGAACTTCTGGAAGAGAAAAAACTCGTTCAGGACAGTTCTGCATACTATCTTTATGAACAGATCTACCCCAACAAACAGGTTTTCAGAGGATTACTTGGTCTAACAAGTCTTGAAGATTTTTGGAACGGAAAAATCAAAAGACATGAAAGTACCATCCCTCAGAAGAAGGAAAAGCTGGCACATTATCTTGAAAAAGTAAACTTACAGGCAGAACCGGTACTTCTTACCTACCCTGCCAATTCCAAAGTGGAGCTTCTTATGAACCATGAGGAGAAAAACGTGCCGATCTTCAACCACGTTGACTCTAAAGGGATCAGACACAAAATCTGGAGAATAGACAACCGTCTTAAATTACAGCAATTCAAGGAGGTCATCGAGCAGATCGATTCTTTTTATATTGCCGACGGTCACCACAGAATTGGTTCCACAGCATTGAATGCAAAGCATCAGAAAGATAAAAATAAAAGACACAATGGTACGGAAGCCTATAATTTCGTATTCAGCTTTATCGTGTCCAATCAGTCCATTAAAATCCATGATTACAACAGAATTGTAAGTGATATTAATGACTTATCTGCTGACGATTTCTTAAAACAGCTTGAACATTATTTCCTGATTCACGAAAAAGAAGAAACCCCATACTACCCTTCTCAGAAATTCCATATTTCGATGTATCTCGACGGTAAATTTTATTCGCTGCACGTGAAGCATGACCTTCGTTCCCAGGAAATGTCATTGGATAACCTTGACCACCATTTATTGGACAAATACATCTTTAAAAACATATTGAAGATAGAAGATCCTGATAGTTCAGATAAAATTTCCTATGTAAAGGGAACTTCCAATCTTGAAGGTATCACTATTCTAAAAGAGAAAATAGACAACGGTGAAGGACGAGTAGGTTTTGGAATTTATCCGGTAAGTTTTAACGATATGATTAAAATTTCAGATCTTAAATTGAGTATGCCTCCAAAATGTACATTTATTGAACCGAAATTGGTTACAGCACTCTTAATGTACGACATGAAACCTTAA
- a CDS encoding peroxiredoxin, whose product MSLVGKKFPNLTIDAMSEMGDDLRINIFEQTTKNQEKVILFWYPKDFTFVCPTELHAFQDALGEFEKRNTKVIGASCDTNEVHFAWLNTAKDNGGIEGVTYPLLADTHRQLANILGIVDQDFEYDEEGNESFTGSNVTYRATYLIDETGKIFHESVNDMPLGRNVKEYLRLIDAYTHVQKHGEVCPANWEEGKEAMKADRNSTAEYLAKN is encoded by the coding sequence ATGTCTTTAGTAGGAAAAAAATTCCCGAATCTAACAATCGATGCGATGTCTGAAATGGGTGATGATTTAAGAATCAACATTTTTGAACAAACGACTAAAAATCAGGAGAAAGTTATCTTATTCTGGTATCCAAAAGATTTCACTTTTGTTTGCCCTACAGAGCTTCATGCTTTTCAGGATGCTTTAGGTGAATTCGAAAAAAGAAACACTAAAGTAATCGGAGCTTCATGTGATACTAACGAAGTACACTTTGCATGGTTGAACACTGCAAAAGACAATGGAGGTATCGAAGGTGTAACTTACCCTCTTTTAGCTGATACTCACAGACAATTAGCAAACATCTTAGGAATTGTAGATCAGGATTTCGAATACGATGAAGAAGGAAATGAAAGCTTTACAGGTTCTAATGTAACTTACAGAGCAACATATCTTATCGACGAAACAGGAAAAATCTTCCATGAGTCTGTAAACGATATGCCACTTGGAAGAAACGTGAAAGAATATTTAAGACTAATAGATGCTTATACTCACGTTCAAAAGCATGGAGAAGTTTGTCCTGCAAACTGGGAAGAAGGTAAAGAGGCTATGAAAGCTGACAGAAATTCAACCGCTGAATATTTAGCTAAAAACTAA
- a CDS encoding D-2-hydroxyacid dehydrogenase yields MKVLANDGISKAGELALKEAGIEILNNRVAQDHVINFINENNVDVLLVRSATKVKQDLIDACPGLKIIGRGGIGMDNIDVEYAKIKGIQIINTPTASSKSVAELVFAHFFSLARFLHESNRLMPLEGETHFDAMKKSFSNAYELSGKTLGVIGFGSIGQEVVKMGIALGMKVKVLTRKPKTKTLSLSFFDGQTLDFEITSTNDSDSFYKDTDFISINTPKTNEYIIDTDQFEKMKDGVYIVNTARGGVINEVSLLDFIESGKVAGAALDVFENEPTPELILLMNPSLSLSPHVGGNTVDAQEKIGVELAEQIIKLQKETIN; encoded by the coding sequence ATGAAAGTTTTAGCTAACGATGGAATTTCCAAAGCAGGAGAACTCGCTTTAAAAGAAGCTGGAATTGAAATTCTGAACAACCGTGTTGCGCAGGATCATGTCATCAATTTTATTAACGAAAATAATGTTGATGTTCTGCTGGTAAGAAGTGCCACCAAAGTGAAACAGGATCTTATTGATGCCTGCCCGGGTTTGAAGATTATTGGAAGAGGCGGGATCGGAATGGATAATATTGACGTAGAATATGCCAAAATCAAAGGAATACAAATCATCAATACCCCTACGGCTTCTTCTAAGTCCGTAGCCGAGCTGGTATTTGCTCATTTCTTTTCCTTAGCAAGGTTTCTTCACGAATCCAACAGATTAATGCCTTTGGAAGGAGAAACTCATTTTGATGCAATGAAAAAGTCATTCAGCAATGCCTATGAGCTTTCGGGAAAGACATTAGGCGTGATTGGTTTTGGAAGTATTGGTCAGGAAGTAGTGAAAATGGGAATTGCATTAGGAATGAAGGTTAAGGTATTGACGAGAAAACCTAAAACAAAGACCCTTTCGTTATCTTTTTTTGACGGACAAACCCTGGATTTTGAAATTACATCTACCAACGATTCTGATTCTTTCTATAAGGACACTGATTTTATAAGTATCAATACTCCTAAAACCAATGAATATATTATAGACACCGATCAGTTCGAGAAAATGAAAGATGGTGTTTATATCGTAAATACTGCAAGAGGTGGGGTAATCAATGAAGTTTCCCTTCTTGATTTCATTGAATCCGGAAAAGTGGCGGGAGCTGCACTGGATGTTTTTGAAAATGAACCTACTCCTGAACTGATCTTACTGATGAATCCATCTTTGTCTCTTTCTCCTCATGTAGGAGGCAATACAGTGGATGCCCAGGAAAAGATCGGGGTAGAACTTGCAGAACAAATTATTAAGCTACAAAAAGAAACTATAAATTAA